A single region of the Salmo salar chromosome ssa16, Ssal_v3.1, whole genome shotgun sequence genome encodes:
- the LOC106573346 gene encoding 1-aminocyclopropane-1-carboxylate synthase-like protein 1: MQRIRNALEETDKATSTPDIGTTNEATEKEGTNMTSKRDTTGSHKAVAVKPTPLPKNTSSSEEPGEKYNPDPDAIPLANEDFVLLDCQTSYPTGSLDSLIGALRQQIRSSDWLEENTPELYGRAGTRAARCVQRSAGQSQEVEEERSEGRGDQKERR; the protein is encoded by the coding sequence ATGCAGAGGATCAGGAATGCCCTGGAGGAGACAGATAAGGCCACATCCACCCCTGACATAGGCACAACCAACGAGGCCACCGAGAAGGAAGGGACAAATATGACATCAAAGAGGGACACAACAGGCTCACACAAAGCTGTGGCTGTCAAGCCAACGCCCTTGCCCAAGAACACCTCATCATCAGAAGAGCCTGGGGAGAAGTATAACCCCGACCCTGATGCCATCCCATTAGCCAATGAAGACTTTGTCTTGCTGGACTGCCAGACGTCCTACCCCACAGGCAGTCTGGACTCCCTGATTGGTGCCCTGAGGCAACAGATCCGCTCCTCTGATTGGCTGGAGGAGAACACTCCTGAACTCTACGGCCGGGCAGGAACCAGAGCTGCTAGATGTGTTCAAAGATCTGCTGGACAGAGCCAggaagtagaggaagagaggagtgaagggagGGGGGATCAAAAGGAAAGGAGATAA